Below is a genomic region from Fusobacterium canifelinum.
GATCTAAATTTAAGCATTTAACTGCTTTTATTTTAGTGCTATTGGCTGAAAAAGACCATAGTCCAAGAGAAGTACAACAATTACTTTTAGGTGACTTTCCAGGATTTACCAGAGATATGTCAACAGTATATCGTTGTCTTAGTAGTTTAGAAAAAGAAGGATTAGTTGAAGTAAATTGGCATTTACCTGATGGAGGAGCAGCTAAAAAAATATATAGTTTAACAGAAAAAGGCTGGGAAGCCTTGTACGAATGGAAAGAAGATATTTCAATTAGAAAGGGAAATTTTGAAGTCTTTTTAAAAAAAATTGAAAGTTTAATAGAAGGAGAAAAATGAATATAGAAGAATTTGAGAAAATTATGCAAAGAGAAGATAAAGAGGAAAATCAAGAGGACTTAGAAAAAATATGGGATAGTAAAAGTGAATGGTTTTTTAAAAGAACAGAAAAAAAACAAGAAAATTTTTCAAATAGGCTTGTTTTTAAAATAATAAAAGAAAAAAAATTATTGAATGAAAATTCAAAAGTTTTGGATATTGGTTGTGGAACAGGAAGACATCTTTTAGAATTTTCAAAATTTACTTCTTATGTAACAGGAACAGATATTTCTTCTAAGATGTTAAATTATAGTAAAGAAAAATTAAAAAATGTAAGTACAGCTAAATTTGTTCATGGA
It encodes:
- a CDS encoding PadR family transcriptional regulator; this translates as MNINERSKFKHLTAFILVLLAEKDHSPREVQQLLLGDFPGFTRDMSTVYRCLSSLEKEGLVEVNWHLPDGGAAKKIYSLTEKGWEALYEWKEDISIRKGNFEVFLKKIESLIEGEK